A genomic stretch from Rhodomicrobium vannielii ATCC 17100 includes:
- a CDS encoding SIR2 family protein, whose product MTLLANDTLTQLAFSIYENKGVFALLVGSGLSRAAEIPTGWEITLDLVRRIGLARGEQDQNDWATWYRDTTGKEPNYSHLLDQIASTPHERRSILHSYIEPTEEERREGKKTPTAGHYAIADLVKDGYVRVLVNTNFDRLLENALRERGVEPTIVASPDALAGAEPVTHTQCYILKLHGDYKDARIRNTDKELGKYPAKYDALLDRILDEYGILICGWSGQWDDALRAAFLRAPNRRYPTFWAARGEVESGAEELINHRRGKVITIESADTFFTSLRDRVQTIEQTHRKNPRGVELLVASTKRFLAKPEYRVQLDEAFSQELDIVLKELEAPEFNPHGQWSQAEFRSRVSRYQAAFEALAAMAGVLGRWGDDKEFPLLLDIIQTLYDQAEKIGGGITSYLNLRSYPAVLVFTAYGLGLTRARRWRILYRLFNAVIGRRDRDPQRTVETLFLHTWKGTAHDAWKQIEGLEKRKTPLSDHLLELFSDWSKRFVGVTPDFEIVFEQFELLASLAHLERNEKSVVQQELANGRQDSFLWMPVGRLGWHERSMDKILSEVEQEPLKTELSKAGFGKGDPEFIDVFSANFKRIAARMTWM is encoded by the coding sequence TTGACGCTGTTGGCCAATGACACCCTCACCCAACTCGCGTTCTCAATTTACGAGAACAAAGGAGTGTTCGCGCTTTTGGTTGGCTCTGGTCTTTCGCGAGCGGCCGAGATTCCAACTGGCTGGGAGATTACCTTAGACCTCGTCCGGCGCATAGGGCTGGCTCGCGGCGAACAGGATCAAAACGATTGGGCCACCTGGTACAGAGATACGACAGGAAAAGAGCCGAATTACTCGCACCTCCTTGATCAGATAGCCTCCACTCCCCACGAGCGCCGTTCGATCTTACATAGTTATATCGAGCCCACCGAAGAGGAGAGACGAGAGGGAAAGAAGACCCCAACGGCCGGACATTACGCAATCGCTGATCTGGTTAAGGACGGGTATGTCCGCGTGCTCGTGAATACAAATTTCGACCGTCTGCTGGAAAACGCTCTGCGCGAACGCGGCGTTGAGCCGACGATAGTCGCCTCTCCGGATGCTCTCGCGGGCGCAGAGCCTGTCACTCATACGCAGTGCTACATTCTCAAGCTTCACGGCGATTACAAAGACGCTCGCATACGAAACACGGATAAGGAACTTGGTAAGTACCCCGCCAAATACGACGCCTTACTGGATCGCATCCTTGACGAGTATGGAATACTCATCTGTGGCTGGTCAGGCCAGTGGGATGATGCGTTGCGAGCGGCTTTTCTACGGGCACCTAATCGGCGCTACCCCACATTTTGGGCGGCGCGGGGTGAAGTAGAGAGCGGAGCCGAAGAACTCATTAATCATCGCCGAGGCAAGGTCATCACCATCGAAAGCGCCGATACGTTCTTCACCAGTCTTAGAGACCGGGTTCAGACTATCGAGCAAACTCATCGCAAAAACCCGCGCGGCGTTGAGCTACTCGTAGCCAGCACGAAACGCTTTTTGGCTAAACCCGAATATCGCGTCCAGCTTGATGAAGCTTTCTCTCAAGAATTAGACATTGTTCTAAAGGAACTTGAAGCGCCCGAATTCAACCCGCACGGGCAGTGGAGCCAGGCGGAATTTCGCTCGCGTGTAAGCAGATACCAAGCAGCTTTCGAGGCGCTGGCGGCGATGGCTGGCGTTCTCGGTCGGTGGGGAGACGACAAGGAATTCCCCCTCCTCCTCGACATTATTCAAACTCTTTACGATCAGGCGGAAAAAATCGGCGGTGGGATAACGAGCTACCTCAATCTTCGCTCTTATCCTGCTGTTCTGGTCTTCACCGCTTATGGGCTTGGTCTCACCCGAGCCCGCCGCTGGAGAATCCTCTATCGCCTGTTTAATGCCGTAATAGGTCGTCGGGACAGAGACCCACAAAGAACGGTTGAGACCCTGTTCCTCCATACTTGGAAAGGCACCGCACACGATGCCTGGAAGCAAATTGAAGGGCTTGAGAAACGTAAAACCCCTTTGAGCGATCACCTGCTTGAACTATTTTCTGACTGGTCGAAGCGGTTCGTAGGCGTAACTCCCGATTTCGAGATTGTGTTTGAACAATTTGAGCTACTTGCTTCCCTTGCTCATCTCGAACGAAATGAAAAGTCCGTCGTGCAGCAAGAACTTGCAAATGGACGCCAAGATTCGTTCCTTTGGATGCCAGTCGGGCGTTTAGGCTGGCATGAACGTAGTATGGACAAGATACTTTCCGAGGTAGAGCAAGAGCCACTTAAAACCGAGTTGTCAAAAGCCGGATTTGGCAAGGGAGACCCTGAATTTATCGATGTTTTCTCGGCTAATTTCAAGCGCATCGCCGCTAGGATGACTTGGATGTGA